A segment of the Halovivax limisalsi genome:
ATTATTCACCACCCTCCTCTTCGGCGGCCGCTTCCTCTTCGGCCTGTTCCTCGCGGATCTCCTCGACGTTGACGCCGATCGTCCCCTCGGTCCGGCCGGTGGACTTCGTCCGCTGCCCGCGGACCTTCTGCCCGCGCTTGTGGCGGGCGCCCTTGTAGGAGTCGATCATCTTCATCCGGTTGATGTCCTGCTGGCGCGTGAGCTGGAGTTCGTTGCCGATCTCGTGGCTCGTCTCGCCGGAGTAGTAGTCACCCGGGCGGTTGGTCAGCCAGTCCGGAACCTCCTCGGCGATCCCTTCGACCAGCGAGACGACCTCGTCGATCGTCTCCTGTTCGAGGGCACCGAACGTCGCGGTCCGGTCGACATCGGCTTCGTTCGCGACGAGTCGGGCGGTTCGCCGCCCGATCCCCTGGAGTTCGGTCAGCGATCGCTCGACGGATTTCGTCCCGTCGAGGTCCGTCTGCCCGATCCGAACGAAGTACTGGATGTCTTCGTCTGTCTCGGTTTCGTCTGGTGTTTCCTCGCTCATGTATCGTGTCTGTCTCTGTCTCACCGACGGTACCGGCTGGGCCGGTCCGGCGGTTGGTCTGCGATCGGACGGACGTCGTGGCGGGGATTCGAACCCCGGAGGCTTGACGCCACATGGTTAGCAACCATGCGCCTTGGGCCTGCTTGGCTACCACGACCCGTGATCTATCGTCGCCCGTGTGGACTCGGGAGCCGACCTCCCTGCAGCGTAGCGTACCCGAAATTACACCCCGTCGGGTACATAAGGGCAACG
Coding sequences within it:
- a CDS encoding 30S ribosomal protein S13; translated protein: MSEETPDETETDEDIQYFVRIGQTDLDGTKSVERSLTELQGIGRRTARLVANEADVDRTATFGALEQETIDEVVSLVEGIAEEVPDWLTNRPGDYYSGETSHEIGNELQLTRQQDINRMKMIDSYKGARHKRGQKVRGQRTKSTGRTEGTIGVNVEEIREEQAEEEAAAEEEGGE